One Mycolicibacterium doricum genomic window, CAAGTCGCAGAAGCAGGGCGCTGACGCCACCACCGTCGGCCTGTTCACCTACCCGGTGCTGATGGCCGCCGACGTGCTGCTCTACGACACCGATCTGGTACCCGTCGGTGAGGATCAGCGCCAGCACCTCGAACTGGCCCGCGATGTCGCGCAGCGGTTCAACGCCCGGTTCCCGGACACGTTCGTCGTCCCTGAACCGATGATCCCCAAGGCCACCGCGAAGATCTACGACCTGCAGGACCCGACGGCGAAGATGAGCAAGTCGACCGGGACCGACGCGGGCCTGATCACCCTCCTGGACGATCCGAACAAGACGGCCAAGAAGATCCGCTCGGCGGTCACCGACAGCGAGCGCGAAATCCGCTTCGACCGGGAAGCCAAGGCGGGGGTGTCCAATCTGCTGACGATCCAGTCGGCGGTCACCGGCACCGACGTCGACGCGCTCGTCGAGGCCTATGAGGGCCGAGGATACGGCGACCTGAAGAAGGACACCGCCGAGGCGGTGGTCGAGTTCGTCACGCCCATCAGGAACCGGGTCGACGAACTACTCGCCGACCCGGCCGAACTGGAGGCGGTGCTCGCCGCCGGCGCCGAGCGCGCGCGGGACGTGACTGCCAAGACGCTCCAACGGGTATACGACCGGCTGGGGTTCCTGCCCGCGCGGGCGTAGCGACTGGAGGCTGGTGTGGAGCAACCGGCCAAACCCGGTGTGATCGACCGGCTGCGGGCCCGATACGCCTGGTTCGACCACCTCATGCGGGCCCAGGGGCGGTACCGGGACAGCAAGGGCGACTTCTTCGCGGCGGCTGTCACCTACTTCACGGTCTTCGCGCTGTTTCCGCTCACCATGGTGGGTTTCT contains:
- the trpS gene encoding tryptophan--tRNA ligase, whose protein sequence is MSSPVETPPAVPRVVFSGVQPTSDSLHLGNALGAVTHWTALQDDYDAYFCVVDLHAITIPQDPSTLRRRTLVTAAQYLALGIDPTRSTVFVQSHVPAHTQLAWALGCFTGFGQASRMTQFKDKSQKQGADATTVGLFTYPVLMAADVLLYDTDLVPVGEDQRQHLELARDVAQRFNARFPDTFVVPEPMIPKATAKIYDLQDPTAKMSKSTGTDAGLITLLDDPNKTAKKIRSAVTDSEREIRFDREAKAGVSNLLTIQSAVTGTDVDALVEAYEGRGYGDLKKDTAEAVVEFVTPIRNRVDELLADPAELEAVLAAGAERARDVTAKTLQRVYDRLGFLPARA